The Manihot esculenta cultivar AM560-2 chromosome 1, M.esculenta_v8, whole genome shotgun sequence genome has a window encoding:
- the LOC110609365 gene encoding SKP1-like protein 1A: protein MSSKKIILKSSDGESFEVDEAVALESQTIKHMIEDDCADNGIPLPNVTSKILAKVIEYCKRHVETPKSDDRNNSVDDDLKTWDAEFVKVDQATLFDLILAANYLNIKGLLDLTCQTVADMIKGKTPEEIRKTFNIKNDFTPEEEEEVRRENQWAFE from the exons ATGTCGTCCAAGAAGATCATCTTGAAGAGCAGCGACGGTGAGTCCTTCGAGGTGGACGAGGCGGTGGCGCTTGAGTCTCAGACTATCAAACATATGATCGAGGACGATTGCGCCGATAACGGTATCCCGCTGCCGAATGTGACGAGCAAGATCCTGGCTAAGGTGATCGAGTACTGCAAAAGGCACGTGGAGACTCCCAAGTCTGATGATCGCAACAACAGTGTAGATGACGATCTCAAGACCTGGGATGCTGAATTCGTGAAAGTCGATCAGGCCACACTCTTCGATCTCATTCTG GCTGCCAACTATTTGAACATTAAGGGCCTGCTGGACTTGACATGCCAGACTGTTGCAGACATGATCAAGGGAAAGACTCCTGAGGAGATCCGGAAGACATTCAACATCAAGAATGACTTCACCcctgaggaagaggaagaggttcGTAGGGAGAACCAGTGGGCGTTTGAATGA